In a genomic window of Streptomyces sp. NBC_01231:
- the acnA gene encoding aconitate hydratase AcnA produces MKETVVSANSFDSRSTLQVGDESYEIFRLDKVEGSARLPYSLKVLLENLLRTEDGANITADHIRALGGWDSQAQPSQEIQFTPARVIMQDFTGVPCVVDLATMREAVKELGGDPAKVNPLSPAELVIDHSVIADKFGTNEAFAQNVELEYGRNRERYQFLRWGQTAFDDFKVVPPGTGIVHQVNIEHLARTVMVRNGQAYPDTLVGTDSHTTMVNGLGVLGWGVGGIEAEAAMLGQPVSMLIPRVVGFKLTGELPAGTTATDLVLTITEMLRKHGVVGKFVEFYGEGVAATSLANRATIGNMSPEFGSTAAIFPIDGETLKYLKLTGRSEQQVALVEAYAKEQGLWLDPKAEPDFSEKLELDLATVVPSIAGPKRPQDRIVLANAAEQFKVDVRNYVDSVDEAGQESFPASDAPAVAPNGAPSNPVTVTAPDGSTYEVDHGAVTVAAITSCTNTSNPYVMVAAALVAKKAVEKGLTRKPWVKTTLAPGSKVVTDYFDKAGLTPYLDKVGFNLVGYGCTTCIGNSGPLPEEVSKAVNDHDLAVTSVLSGNRNFEGRINPDVKMNYLASPPLVVAYALAGSMKVDITKDALGIDQDGNPVYLKDIWPSEAEVNDVVANAIGEDMFNKSYQDVFAGDAQWQALPIPTGNTFEWDAESTYVRKPPYFEGMTMETTPVSDIAGARVLAKLGDSVTTDHISPAGAIKADTPAGKYLTEHGVERRDFNSYGSRRGNHEVMIRGTFANIRLRNQIAPGTEGGYTRDFTQPDAPVSFIYDASRNYIEQGIPLAILAGKEYGSGSSRDWAAKGTALLGVKAVIAESYERIHRSNLIGMGVLPLQFPEGASAASLGLTGEETFSFTGVEELNNGTTPRTVKVTTDTGVEFDAVVRIDTPGEADYYRNGGIMQYVLRSLIRK; encoded by the coding sequence ATGAAGGAGACTGTCGTGTCGGCGAACAGCTTCGACTCCCGCAGCACGCTGCAGGTGGGCGACGAGTCGTACGAGATCTTCCGGCTGGACAAGGTGGAGGGCTCGGCCCGCCTCCCCTACAGCCTCAAGGTCCTGCTCGAGAACCTGCTCCGCACGGAGGACGGCGCGAACATCACCGCCGACCACATCCGCGCCCTCGGCGGCTGGGACTCGCAGGCCCAGCCCTCTCAGGAGATCCAGTTCACGCCGGCCCGCGTGATCATGCAGGACTTCACGGGTGTGCCCTGTGTCGTGGACCTCGCCACCATGCGTGAGGCCGTCAAGGAGCTCGGCGGCGACCCGGCGAAGGTCAACCCGCTCTCCCCGGCCGAGCTGGTCATCGACCACTCCGTCATCGCCGACAAGTTCGGCACCAACGAGGCCTTCGCGCAGAACGTCGAGCTGGAGTACGGCCGCAACCGCGAGCGCTACCAGTTCCTGCGCTGGGGCCAGACCGCGTTCGACGACTTCAAGGTCGTCCCGCCGGGCACCGGCATCGTCCACCAGGTGAACATCGAGCACCTCGCGCGCACGGTCATGGTCCGTAACGGCCAGGCCTACCCCGACACCCTGGTCGGCACCGACTCGCACACCACCATGGTCAACGGCCTCGGCGTCCTCGGCTGGGGCGTCGGCGGCATCGAGGCCGAGGCCGCGATGCTCGGCCAGCCGGTCTCCATGCTCATCCCGCGCGTCGTCGGCTTCAAGCTGACCGGTGAGCTGCCCGCCGGCACCACCGCCACGGACCTCGTGCTGACCATCACCGAGATGCTCCGCAAGCACGGCGTGGTCGGCAAGTTCGTCGAGTTCTACGGTGAGGGCGTCGCCGCCACCTCCCTCGCGAACCGCGCCACCATCGGCAACATGTCGCCGGAGTTCGGTTCCACCGCCGCGATCTTCCCCATCGACGGCGAGACTCTGAAGTACCTCAAGCTCACCGGCCGCTCCGAGCAGCAGGTCGCGCTCGTCGAGGCGTACGCCAAGGAGCAGGGCCTCTGGCTGGACCCGAAGGCCGAGCCGGACTTCTCCGAGAAGCTGGAGCTCGACCTGGCGACGGTCGTCCCGTCCATCGCCGGCCCGAAGCGCCCGCAGGACCGCATCGTCCTCGCGAACGCCGCCGAGCAGTTCAAGGTCGACGTGCGCAACTACGTCGACAGCGTGGACGAGGCCGGCCAGGAGTCCTTCCCGGCCTCCGACGCCCCGGCCGTCGCCCCGAACGGCGCCCCGTCCAACCCGGTCACCGTGACCGCCCCCGACGGGTCGACGTACGAGGTCGACCACGGTGCGGTGACGGTCGCGGCCATCACCTCCTGCACCAACACCTCCAACCCGTACGTCATGGTCGCCGCCGCGCTGGTCGCGAAGAAGGCCGTGGAGAAGGGCCTGACCCGCAAGCCGTGGGTCAAGACCACCCTCGCCCCGGGTTCGAAGGTCGTCACCGACTACTTCGACAAGGCGGGCCTGACGCCGTACCTGGACAAGGTCGGCTTCAACCTCGTCGGCTACGGCTGCACCACCTGCATCGGCAACTCCGGCCCGCTGCCGGAGGAGGTCTCCAAGGCCGTCAACGACCACGACCTCGCGGTCACCTCGGTCCTCTCCGGCAACCGCAACTTCGAGGGCCGGATCAACCCCGACGTCAAGATGAACTACCTGGCGTCCCCGCCGCTGGTCGTCGCGTACGCCCTGGCCGGCTCCATGAAGGTGGACATCACCAAGGACGCCCTGGGCATCGACCAGGACGGCAACCCGGTCTACCTCAAGGACATCTGGCCCTCCGAGGCCGAGGTCAACGACGTCGTGGCGAACGCCATCGGCGAGGACATGTTCAACAAGTCCTACCAGGACGTCTTCGCGGGCGACGCCCAGTGGCAGGCCCTGCCGATCCCGACCGGCAACACCTTCGAGTGGGACGCCGAGTCGACCTACGTCCGCAAGCCCCCGTACTTCGAGGGCATGACGATGGAGACCACCCCGGTCTCCGACATCGCCGGCGCGCGCGTGCTGGCCAAGCTGGGCGACTCGGTCACCACCGACCACATCTCCCCGGCCGGCGCGATCAAGGCCGACACCCCGGCCGGCAAGTACCTCACCGAGCACGGTGTGGAGCGTCGTGACTTCAACAGCTACGGCTCGCGCCGAGGCAACCACGAGGTCATGATCCGCGGCACGTTCGCCAACATCCGCCTGCGCAACCAGATCGCGCCGGGGACGGAAGGCGGCTACACCCGCGACTTCACCCAGCCCGACGCGCCCGTGTCGTTCATCTACGACGCCTCGCGCAACTACATCGAGCAGGGCATCCCGCTGGCCATCCTGGCCGGCAAGGAGTACGGCTCCGGCTCGTCCCGCGACTGGGCCGCCAAGGGCACCGCGCTCCTCGGCGTCAAGGCCGTCATCGCCGAGTCCTACGAGCGCATCCACCGCTCGAACCTCATCGGCATGGGCGTCCTGCCGCTCCAGTTCCCGGAGGGCGCCTCGGCCGCCTCCCTCGGTCTGACCGGCGAGGAGACCTTCTCCTTCACCGGCGTCGAGGAGCTCAACAACGGCACCACCCCGCGCACGGTCAAGGTCACCACCGACACCGGCGTCGAGTTCGACGCGGTCGTCCGCATCGACACCCCCGGCGAGGCGGACTACTACCGCAACGGCGGCATCATGCAGTACGTGCTGCGCAGCCTGATCCGCAAGTAA
- a CDS encoding helix-turn-helix transcriptional regulator → MVNTAYDTADQTPAASPWAAVGVSSFDELLYRAILHQPDAGAAGWALLTGASPARVRESCNVLLAVGLLQPPDSMGGLRAIDPRVAVRGLIRRRETVSELLAATAEEMATAYEAGLLREEPTRLIEVASGEGAIAARLEEMYARAEHEVCLFDTPPYLAPPAPQVDLQADLLSRGIVSRGIYSVTALEDPNVLSRTWRMVELGEQARVLPSVPVKLLVVDGCRAILPLTSSAAGGYCAVVVWHSAVTEALQKLFEMAWQQATPLGQQAGDGELPESERTLIRLLAAGMKDEAVARHLGVSLRTLRRRVSELQERLGAASRFQLGVRASQRGWL, encoded by the coding sequence ATGGTGAACACGGCATACGACACGGCAGACCAGACCCCTGCCGCGAGCCCCTGGGCCGCGGTGGGGGTCTCCTCGTTCGACGAGTTGCTCTATCGGGCGATCCTGCACCAGCCCGATGCCGGTGCGGCCGGCTGGGCGCTCCTGACCGGCGCCTCCCCGGCCCGGGTGCGCGAATCCTGCAACGTGCTGCTAGCGGTCGGGTTGCTCCAACCGCCGGATTCCATGGGGGGATTACGCGCGATCGACCCGAGAGTGGCGGTCCGCGGCCTGATCAGACGGCGCGAGACGGTGTCCGAACTACTCGCCGCCACGGCCGAGGAGATGGCAACCGCGTACGAGGCCGGGCTGTTGCGTGAGGAGCCGACCCGGCTGATCGAGGTCGCTTCCGGCGAGGGCGCCATCGCCGCACGCCTGGAGGAGATGTACGCCCGCGCCGAGCACGAGGTGTGCCTGTTCGACACGCCTCCGTATCTCGCACCCCCCGCACCGCAGGTGGATCTCCAGGCCGATCTGCTCAGCCGCGGGATCGTCTCTCGCGGGATCTACTCGGTGACCGCCCTCGAAGACCCGAACGTCCTCTCCCGCACCTGGAGAATGGTCGAACTCGGGGAGCAGGCCCGGGTGTTGCCGTCCGTGCCGGTCAAGTTGCTGGTGGTCGACGGGTGTCGCGCGATACTCCCGCTGACCTCCTCCGCGGCGGGGGGCTACTGCGCCGTCGTGGTGTGGCACTCGGCGGTGACCGAAGCCCTGCAGAAGCTTTTCGAGATGGCCTGGCAGCAGGCGACACCGCTCGGCCAGCAGGCCGGCGACGGTGAACTCCCCGAGAGCGAACGGACGTTGATCAGGCTGCTGGCGGCCGGGATGAAGGACGAGGCGGTGGCCCGCCATCTGGGCGTGAGCCTGCGGACCCTGCGGCGGCGGGTGAGTGAGCTGCAGGAGCGGCTGGGTGCGGCGAGCCGCTTCCAGCTGGGGGTACGGGCTTCCCAACGCGGCTGGCTCTGA
- a CDS encoding S8 family serine peptidase, with product MRRHHALWAVAGAAGLLTGTITPAAAGSGSQVTAPDSTAVRSGAETGATTTQTVTLITGDTVSLSVGPDGRNAVDVQRGEGREAATFVSSEKDGEVSVLPADAIPLLKAGRLDPALFNVTQLVRQGYADAKTGATPVIATYTKGSATPDGARRTLTLPTIDGAALSAKKSSAFWADIAPALGTGPTTKAARQLGEGIDKIWLDGKVEASLDVSVPQIGAPAVWRSGYDGKGVKVAVLDTGVDAGHPDLAGRIGQTRSFVPDEPVRDGHGHGTHVASTIVGSGAASDGKRKGVAPGAELLVGKVLNNAGKGQDSWIIAGMEWAARSGAKIVSMSLGGDASGPSDVLSETVDELSASTGTLFVIAAGNSGPAEQTIGTPGIADSALTVGAVDKSDKLASFSSRGPRIGDSAVKPEITAPGAAITAARAAGTTMGTPVDDHYTTSSGTSMATPHVAGAAALVAQAHPDWTGQQIKQALATTAKTNTVNSVFEQGDGRVDAVRAVQQGVFATPTLSFGTFEESDTQTDSKDIAYTNTTDKAVELKISSSLPDAALNADTVTVPAKGAATVEVTVDPAKEATGRYTGHITASADGVQVTTAIGFEKLAKTYDLKVSLVGRDGKPSTGASLFMLQELNGAYPDTYGFLGSGYTFKVQAGTYSTASWISQRDAAGLEMSTSVVGDPQIKVDKDTEVVLDARTAVEIKPKTKEDSEFQGFSTTWRREGPGSGLGLTYSQGWWTDHIYVAPTEKVTEGTLEFSPKFRLYAKELTASVTSPEKYALPLDYAQTSSGFPVKFSGDRTVRAVDAGSGTEADFAGLDVKGKVAVVRVAAGATADEALANATAAGAGYVLAYRETPGYWISWVKSATIPLMTATGEDGAKLGALLKSGKKVGLKLDGTAVSPYVYSVMFPQTGAVSDQQTYHLNSSNTVKQKVRYHGAKAGQIGKDAVYRYRPGQNTDIATTNNVRLGTERTEYYNVSDSRIWHAVYPDTKANRPQWDSLQTFDKPGKLPTEDWLRPVVRPATSEQYGLSQRTGDKLTFSVPELNDATPGHYGSVDNAQDTAKGTLYADGQLVGDTALGGLGTFDVPAAKASYRLVLDARRTADWAAYSTSTHTEWSFASAHTDQRTALPLLSVDYDVDGLDLLGRVDRKHKSELGLSVRNQSGSVTAGDLKAWVSYDDGTSWKEVKVKRGEARLKHPKGAGFVSLRVRAADRNGNAVDQTVLRAFGLK from the coding sequence ATGCGAAGACACCACGCCCTCTGGGCCGTGGCCGGAGCGGCAGGACTGCTCACGGGCACGATCACGCCCGCCGCGGCCGGTTCCGGGTCTCAGGTCACCGCACCGGACTCCACGGCCGTGCGGAGCGGCGCCGAGACCGGTGCCACGACCACGCAGACCGTCACCCTCATCACCGGCGACACCGTGTCGCTGAGCGTCGGACCGGACGGCAGGAACGCCGTCGACGTCCAGCGCGGCGAGGGCCGGGAGGCCGCGACGTTCGTGTCGAGCGAGAAGGACGGCGAGGTCAGCGTCCTTCCGGCGGACGCCATCCCGCTGCTGAAGGCGGGCCGCCTCGACCCGGCCCTGTTCAACGTCACCCAGTTGGTGAGGCAGGGGTACGCGGACGCGAAGACCGGCGCCACCCCGGTGATCGCGACGTACACCAAGGGCAGCGCGACCCCCGACGGCGCGCGCCGGACGCTCACGCTGCCCACGATCGACGGCGCCGCGCTCAGCGCGAAGAAGTCGAGCGCCTTCTGGGCGGACATCGCCCCCGCTCTGGGCACCGGACCCACGACGAAGGCCGCACGGCAGCTCGGCGAGGGCATCGACAAGATCTGGCTCGACGGCAAGGTCGAGGCGTCCCTCGACGTGAGCGTGCCGCAGATCGGCGCACCCGCAGTGTGGCGGTCGGGCTACGACGGCAAGGGCGTGAAGGTCGCGGTCCTGGACACGGGCGTGGACGCCGGACACCCGGACCTCGCGGGGAGGATCGGGCAGACACGGAGCTTCGTGCCGGACGAGCCGGTGCGGGACGGCCACGGCCACGGCACCCATGTGGCGTCCACGATCGTCGGCTCGGGCGCGGCATCCGACGGCAAGCGCAAGGGCGTGGCGCCGGGCGCGGAGCTGCTGGTCGGCAAGGTGTTGAACAACGCGGGCAAGGGCCAGGACTCCTGGATCATCGCGGGCATGGAGTGGGCGGCGCGCTCCGGCGCGAAGATCGTGTCGATGTCGTTGGGCGGTGACGCGTCGGGGCCCTCGGACGTGCTGAGTGAGACGGTCGACGAGCTGTCCGCGTCCACCGGCACCCTCTTCGTGATCGCGGCGGGCAACTCCGGCCCGGCCGAGCAGACCATCGGCACCCCGGGCATCGCCGACTCGGCGCTGACGGTGGGCGCCGTGGACAAGTCCGACAAGCTTGCCTCGTTCTCGAGCCGGGGCCCGCGCATCGGCGACTCCGCGGTCAAGCCGGAGATCACCGCGCCGGGCGCGGCCATCACCGCGGCCCGCGCGGCCGGCACCACCATGGGCACACCGGTCGACGACCACTACACGACGTCGAGCGGTACGTCGATGGCCACCCCGCATGTCGCGGGAGCCGCGGCGCTGGTCGCGCAGGCCCATCCGGACTGGACGGGACAGCAGATCAAGCAGGCGCTGGCGACGACCGCGAAGACGAACACCGTCAACTCCGTGTTCGAGCAGGGCGACGGCCGGGTCGACGCCGTACGGGCTGTCCAGCAGGGCGTCTTCGCGACGCCGACGCTGAGCTTCGGCACGTTCGAGGAGAGCGACACCCAGACCGACAGCAAGGACATCGCCTACACCAACACCACCGACAAAGCGGTGGAGTTGAAGATCTCCTCGTCGCTCCCCGACGCCGCCCTGAACGCGGACACCGTGACCGTCCCGGCGAAGGGCGCCGCCACCGTCGAGGTCACGGTCGACCCGGCCAAGGAGGCGACGGGCCGGTACACGGGACACATCACCGCGAGCGCCGACGGCGTCCAGGTCACCACCGCCATCGGCTTCGAGAAGCTGGCGAAGACCTACGACCTGAAGGTGTCGCTGGTGGGCCGGGACGGCAAGCCGTCCACCGGGGCGTCGCTCTTCATGCTTCAGGAACTGAACGGCGCGTATCCGGACACGTACGGGTTCCTCGGCAGCGGTTACACCTTCAAGGTTCAGGCCGGTACGTACTCCACGGCGTCCTGGATCTCGCAGCGGGACGCGGCCGGACTGGAGATGAGCACCTCGGTCGTCGGCGATCCGCAGATCAAGGTCGACAAGGACACCGAGGTCGTCCTCGATGCCCGTACGGCGGTCGAGATCAAGCCGAAGACCAAGGAGGACTCCGAGTTCCAGGGCTTCAGCACCACCTGGCGGCGGGAAGGACCGGGCAGCGGCTTGGGCCTGACCTACAGCCAGGGCTGGTGGACCGACCACATCTACGTGGCGCCCACCGAGAAGGTCACCGAGGGCACGCTCGAGTTCTCCCCGAAGTTCCGTCTGTACGCCAAGGAACTGACCGCGAGCGTCACCAGCCCCGAGAAGTACGCGCTGCCCCTCGACTACGCGCAGACGTCCAGCGGGTTCCCGGTGAAGTTCAGCGGTGACCGCACGGTGCGCGCGGTGGACGCGGGCAGCGGCACCGAAGCCGACTTCGCGGGGCTGGACGTCAAGGGCAAGGTGGCGGTCGTCCGGGTGGCCGCCGGTGCGACGGCGGACGAGGCACTGGCCAACGCGACCGCGGCCGGGGCCGGTTACGTCCTCGCCTACCGCGAGACGCCCGGATACTGGATCTCCTGGGTGAAGAGCGCGACCATCCCGCTGATGACCGCCACCGGCGAGGACGGCGCGAAGCTCGGGGCCCTGCTCAAGAGCGGGAAGAAGGTCGGGCTGAAGCTGGACGGCACCGCGGTCAGCCCGTACGTGTACAGCGTGATGTTCCCGCAGACGGGCGCCGTCTCGGACCAGCAGACGTACCACCTGAACAGCTCCAACACGGTGAAGCAGAAGGTTCGCTACCACGGGGCCAAGGCCGGGCAGATCGGCAAGGACGCCGTGTACAGGTACCGTCCCGGGCAGAACACCGACATCGCGACCACCAACAACGTGCGGCTGGGCACGGAGCGCACCGAGTACTACAACGTCTCCGACAGCCGGATCTGGCACGCCGTCTATCCCGACACGAAGGCGAACAGGCCCCAGTGGGATTCCCTGCAGACCTTCGACAAGCCGGGCAAGCTGCCCACCGAGGACTGGCTGCGCCCGGTCGTCCGCCCGGCGACCAGTGAGCAGTACGGCCTCTCTCAGCGCACCGGCGACAAACTCACCTTCTCCGTGCCGGAGTTGAACGACGCCACGCCCGGTCACTACGGGTCGGTGGACAACGCCCAGGACACCGCGAAGGGCACGCTGTACGCGGACGGACAGCTGGTCGGCGACACCGCGCTCGGCGGGCTCGGCACCTTCGACGTCCCGGCGGCGAAGGCCTCGTACCGCCTCGTACTCGACGCTCGGCGCACGGCCGACTGGGCCGCGTACTCCACCAGCACCCACACCGAATGGTCCTTCGCCTCGGCGCACACGGACCAGCGGACGGCGCTGCCGCTGCTCTCGGTCGACTATGACGTGGACGGGCTCGACCTCCTGGGCCGTGTCGACCGCAAGCACAAGTCGGAGCTCGGACTCTCCGTACGGAATCAGTCGGGCAGCGTCACGGCCGGCGACCTGAAGGCCTGGGTCTCCTACGACGACGGCACGTCCTGGAAGGAGGTGAAGGTGAAGCGCGGCGAGGCGCGACTCAAGCACCCGAAGGGCGCCGGATTCGTGTCGCTGCGTGTGCGGGCCGCCGACCGGAACGGCAACGCGGTCGACCAGACCGTGCTGCGGGCGTTCGGCCTGAAGTAG
- a CDS encoding nucleoside hydrolase, with translation MKNLLIDTDPGMDDALAIILALKSRELRTLAVTAATGNLTSDRTAANALRVLDLLDRGDIPVGQGPLLPLDGDYPVDPFSHGGDGLADSHFPASARAVDPRPAPQLIVDTVNAHAGDICVAALAPLTNLALALDIDPHLPEKVTELVIIGGSYGLTPYAWSQATGDNAVSEWNIFVDPEAAHRVFRAGFNLVAVGLDIATHPRVNFRDADLDRLRRARTPEAALATRVVDYVKGRGYQSYCSLIDSVAVAALIDPTLIECVEVRCDVERRGELTRGMTVVERRAHHGREDLPVIRTVSGLDFDRFLDLVTTVLSEPRT, from the coding sequence ATGAAGAACCTTCTGATCGACACCGACCCGGGCATGGACGACGCCCTCGCGATCATCCTCGCGCTGAAGTCGCGCGAGCTGCGGACCCTCGCGGTCACCGCCGCGACCGGCAACCTGACCTCGGACCGGACCGCCGCGAACGCGCTGCGCGTCCTCGACCTGCTCGACCGCGGTGACATCCCGGTCGGTCAGGGCCCGTTGCTCCCGCTGGACGGCGACTACCCGGTCGACCCCTTCTCGCACGGCGGCGACGGTCTCGCCGACTCCCACTTCCCCGCCTCGGCACGCGCCGTCGACCCCCGCCCGGCCCCGCAGCTGATCGTGGACACCGTCAACGCCCACGCCGGTGACATCTGCGTCGCGGCCCTCGCCCCGCTGACCAACCTCGCCCTCGCCCTGGACATCGACCCCCACCTGCCCGAGAAGGTGACGGAACTGGTCATCATCGGCGGCTCCTACGGGCTCACTCCCTACGCCTGGTCGCAGGCGACCGGCGACAACGCGGTCAGCGAATGGAACATATTCGTCGACCCCGAAGCCGCCCACCGGGTCTTCCGGGCCGGGTTCAACCTCGTGGCCGTCGGGCTCGACATCGCCACCCACCCCCGCGTCAACTTCCGCGACGCGGACCTCGACCGCCTGCGCCGCGCGCGGACCCCGGAAGCCGCTCTGGCCACCCGGGTCGTGGACTACGTCAAGGGGCGGGGTTACCAGTCGTACTGCTCCCTCATCGACAGCGTCGCCGTAGCCGCCCTCATCGATCCCACGCTCATCGAGTGCGTCGAGGTCCGCTGTGACGTCGAACGCCGCGGCGAACTGACGCGTGGCATGACGGTCGTCGAACGGCGCGCGCACCACGGACGGGAGGACCTGCCCGTCATCCGGACGGTGTCCGGACTCGACTTCGACCGCTTCCTCGACCTGGTGACCACCGTGCTCAGCGAACCGCGCACCTGA
- a CDS encoding PfkB family carbohydrate kinase has translation MTSALSALLSERGGPKVSQRLVSVFSHVVTDEVYTADGRPAAREVGGAGAYAATGASLVSAPWTTAIVSGVGAADRERLSAWFRRREVDPAGLFEIGEHSPVTRVRYLHDGERTEESVYGDAHFAAHTPFPGRSPVGPDRLAGVYLFHGADERYWNEVAALRPRWRGPVLWEIAADACTPAGRARVTELTGLVDVLSLNSAEAAALTGEPDPRDALAALPGGDLVVVLRCGAAGSLVRHGRRVWQVGVAPGPVVDPTGGGNAYSGAFLAGYASTGDAPASARAAAAAASRVIAQYGAPVVDPGERDETRRAACRVTVTAFGV, from the coding sequence GTGACGTCGGCGCTTTCGGCGCTGCTGTCCGAACGCGGAGGACCGAAGGTGTCCCAGCGGCTCGTCTCGGTCTTCTCCCACGTGGTGACCGACGAGGTGTACACGGCGGACGGCAGGCCAGCGGCCCGAGAGGTCGGCGGGGCCGGGGCGTACGCCGCGACCGGGGCGAGCCTGGTGTCCGCGCCGTGGACCACGGCCATCGTGTCGGGCGTCGGCGCGGCGGACCGGGAGCGGCTGAGCGCGTGGTTCCGCCGACGCGAAGTCGACCCCGCCGGGCTGTTCGAGATCGGCGAGCACAGCCCGGTCACCCGCGTGCGCTACCTCCACGACGGGGAGCGCACCGAAGAGTCCGTGTACGGAGACGCCCACTTCGCGGCGCACACCCCCTTCCCCGGCCGGTCGCCGGTCGGCCCGGACCGGTTGGCGGGGGTGTATCTCTTCCACGGCGCCGACGAGCGGTACTGGAACGAGGTCGCCGCGCTGCGCCCGCGGTGGCGCGGCCCCGTCCTGTGGGAGATCGCCGCCGACGCCTGCACCCCGGCGGGCCGTGCCCGGGTGACGGAACTGACCGGGCTCGTCGACGTCCTGTCGCTCAACTCCGCGGAGGCGGCCGCCCTGACCGGCGAACCGGATCCCCGCGACGCGCTGGCCGCGCTGCCCGGAGGCGACCTCGTGGTGGTCCTGCGATGCGGCGCCGCCGGGTCACTGGTCCGGCACGGCCGCCGGGTCTGGCAGGTGGGGGTGGCGCCGGGGCCGGTTGTCGACCCGACCGGCGGCGGCAACGCCTACTCGGGCGCCTTCCTGGCCGGCTACGCCTCGACCGGTGATGCCCCGGCCTCGGCGCGGGCCGCCGCTGCCGCCGCCTCCCGCGTCATCGCCCAGTACGGCGCTCCGGTCGTCGACCCCGGGGAGCGGGACGAGACCAGGCGCGCCGCCTGCCGAGTGACGGTGACCGCGTTCGGCGTATGA
- a CDS encoding extracellular solute-binding protein, with protein MSRSGIRVLGAGLAAMAVVLSACSGGSSSASGGRQTLQLWFWGASPQQQKTMKEVLVDGFDKSQSTYDLKVTFNNAVDKNVQVALSANEGPDIVYGSGPAFSAAYAVQDKLADMTPYAKKYGWKDRILAPMYESGTVHGKLYSLPNSINNLGVFYNKKVLAELGVGVPATYAELTAAMDKAAKAGMYPSVTGNKGWKPVNQNYISMFLTHVAGGKTVYDALQGTTKWTDPKIVKAVDDSAAFYKKGYLGGKDYANLNFQESMQLLAQGKSPFFFGPTLAFQFASDSFNDAAGNTSDLGFAPFPNITPGLPSPSGTLGTTASLSINAHSAHKDGAAAVIDYMMSDKFAQRMNKTWPGYWGVPLKDFDLDPAAYSGLSKAYVQSVKDTVATVGKGNYGFFAGTFFPPATATAFTDIDGVWLGTESTADFLDKIQTTFAAEKAKGLVPPVPEPAG; from the coding sequence ATGAGCAGATCAGGGATCCGAGTGCTCGGCGCGGGCCTGGCGGCGATGGCGGTCGTGCTGTCCGCGTGCTCCGGTGGCAGTTCCTCGGCCTCCGGCGGTCGGCAGACCCTCCAGCTGTGGTTCTGGGGCGCGTCGCCGCAGCAGCAGAAGACCATGAAAGAGGTGCTGGTCGACGGGTTCGACAAGTCCCAGAGCACGTACGACCTCAAGGTCACCTTCAACAACGCCGTGGACAAGAACGTCCAGGTGGCCCTGTCCGCCAACGAGGGCCCCGACATCGTCTACGGATCAGGACCCGCGTTCTCGGCGGCCTACGCCGTCCAGGACAAGCTGGCCGACATGACCCCGTACGCGAAGAAGTACGGGTGGAAGGACCGGATCCTGGCGCCGATGTACGAGTCGGGGACCGTGCACGGCAAGCTCTACTCGCTGCCAAACTCGATCAACAACCTCGGGGTCTTCTACAACAAGAAGGTCCTCGCCGAGCTGGGCGTCGGTGTGCCGGCCACCTACGCCGAACTGACCGCCGCCATGGACAAGGCAGCCAAGGCGGGCATGTACCCCTCGGTCACCGGCAACAAGGGCTGGAAGCCGGTCAACCAGAACTACATCTCGATGTTCCTGACCCACGTGGCGGGCGGCAAGACCGTCTACGACGCGCTGCAGGGCACGACCAAGTGGACCGACCCGAAGATCGTCAAGGCCGTCGACGACTCCGCGGCCTTCTACAAGAAGGGCTACCTCGGCGGGAAGGACTACGCGAATCTGAACTTCCAGGAGTCCATGCAACTGCTGGCCCAGGGCAAGTCGCCCTTCTTCTTCGGCCCCACCCTGGCCTTCCAGTTCGCCAGTGACTCCTTCAACGACGCCGCCGGGAACACCTCGGACCTCGGATTCGCCCCGTTCCCCAACATCACGCCGGGCCTGCCCTCACCCAGCGGGACCCTCGGCACCACCGCCTCGCTGTCGATCAACGCCCACTCCGCGCACAAGGACGGCGCGGCGGCGGTCATCGACTACATGATGAGCGACAAGTTCGCCCAGCGGATGAACAAGACCTGGCCCGGATACTGGGGCGTCCCGCTGAAGGACTTCGACCTCGACCCCGCCGCCTACAGCGGTCTGTCCAAGGCGTACGTCCAGTCGGTCAAGGACACGGTCGCCACCGTCGGCAAGGGCAACTACGGCTTCTTCGCCGGTACCTTCTTCCCCCCGGCCACCGCCACCGCCTTCACCGACATCGACGGGGTCTGGCTCGGCACCGAGAGTACGGCGGACTTCCTGGACAAGATCCAGACGACGTTCGCCGCCGAGAAGGCCAAGGGCCTGGTGCCACCGGTGCCCGAGCCCGCCGGCTGA